TTGATCAGCAGCGCGACGACGAACCAGCTGACGGAGGAAGCAAGGTGGTTTCCGGTGAGGAAGAAGATGGAGAGCACGATGAAGAGGGTAAAAACCGCATCCACCTGTCCCCACACCGCCGAATCGAGGATCACTGCCGGATTGAAGCCGTACATGAGGGCGACGGCAAGAGCCGCTTTTTTGCCGAAACGCAGATTCGCCAACCGGTAAAGCAGAAATGTGGTGAGCATGTCGGCAATGATCGCCGGCAGTTTTATAAGTGCCAGAAAACCTGAGCCTCCATCCGGCAGGTCCAGCAGTTCCTTTAGCTTTCCGATGAGAAACAGCACGTACATGTAGCCCGGCGGGTAATCGGCAAAGAACCCCCCGGAATAGAATCCGGACAGATTTTCGGCAGCTCGCACTGCCCAGGCCTGAAAGGTTTGCACGTCGCAGCTATAGCCTTCCATGGAGGCGGCCAGAAGCAGTCTGATCACCAGCATAGTTGCCATGGCGAGCCAGACAAGCCATGGTCTCGGTTTAACGTCCTGCGTGCCGCTGACATGGAAGGCGTATTTCCCGCCGATGCTCATACCTAGGGCAAACAGTACCGGAACCAGCCCGAGCAGGAGAAGCGATGCCATTTTAACACCTCATGGGTCAATGGGCTTGGTCTCGGGCCTGAAGACCAGCTGCCTGCTGCCGAAGAAGCTAAACAGCATTGTCAGAATGGTTGCGGCGATCTTTGATGTCAGGAGAGAAAAGTTCAGCGTGGAATGGAACAGATAGACGAGCAGCACCGATATTCCCAGGGCGGTCAGGCTGACCATGGCAAATCGTAGCATTTCTGCTGATTTGATGCCTGTCATGCCGAAAGTCCAGTATTTGTTGAAAAAATAGCTATTGGCAATGCCGCAGCTGTATGAGCAGGTCTGGGCCAGCAGGTAAGGCATGCCCAGCATGTCCAGGAGAAAGAACAGGCTGAAATCCACTGTCGTATTGAGGATACCGACCAGGTTGAAGCGGGTCAATTGCCTCACTAATGTTGACAGTGTCTCAGGCTGCCTGCTTGAGAATGCTTTCCCACCCTGTGCCCCCATTTTTAAACTATACCGCAACTTGGAAATGATACTATTTTAATATTATGTATTTAGAGCCACCCTTGACATGGAGTTGCCCGTCAGTAGAATGCATAGTATGGGTATATTCTAATTTTGCCTGCAACTGAGGAAACCGACGACAATCGGAAGCACGGCGCTACGGGGCCTACTAAAAAAAGGAGGTACACAGCATGCTGAGACTGAAGAAAACCCTGGCGATCCTGATATGCATGAGCTTCCTGCAATCAGGAGCAATGGCGGTGGCCAATGATGATGAAGATCGAGGTAAAGCTACAGGTGGCAGCACCTATGACCGTGATCGTGACAATGACCGGGACCGGGACAATGACCGGGAACGGGATGATGACCGAGACCGAGACAGGGATAAGAAAAAGGACCGACGTCATAGACCGCATAAGTCTCCGACACCAAGCCCAAAGCCAGTGGTAAGCCCGACACCAAAACCGAGTCCGACGCCAACACCGACGCCAACACCGACGCCAACGGCAACACCGACACCTAAACCAAGCCCGACACCAACTCCGACTCCAACGGCAACACCAACACCGGCACCAACGGCAACACCAACACCGACACCAACACCGACACCGACACCGACACCGACACCTAAACCAACTCCGACTCCAACTCCAGCCGCCTCCGGTGCAACCCTTTACCAGACCTACTGCTCAGGTTGCCATGGCTCACCGACAGGGAAAGGATGGAGTGCAAGCGCGATCCAGTCGGCCATAAACAACAACAGGGGTGGAATGGGCTTCCTTTCCACATTGACCTCAAGTCAAATCCAGGCGATTTCAACTGTAACCAAGTAAGAGGATCCGGGGAAAGCAACGGGGCTCCTGCCAGAGCCCCGTTTTTTATTTGTTCCGGTTGTATGACGCGTTGACAGCTACCACTAACCTCATGGTCCTCAAGGTCAGGCAACTGCAGGTCTGTTCCATCAGCTCTTTCCTGCTGCCTTGATCTCGAAGATGCGAACCAGACCCGGGGTCAGTTTTACCTTTTCCAGCGTTTTGCCGTTATACGACCTGAACGGCAACGGCGAGCCGTCCAGGGCATATTCCACGACCGCCGATCCCGGTCGGGGATGGAGCCGCAGCGTCGGTTCTCCCTTCTTGTCCCAGACAAAGAGGACCTGGCTTCCATCGGGCCTGACGAAGAGGTGGCTGTACAGTTCCACCTTTTTCCCGCTGGTAACCTCAACCTTCAGTTCCCGGTCGGCAATGGTCAAGTTGCCCACATCGAGCAGGCCGATCAGGCGTTTGATGGTGAAGAACGCCATTTTTCGCGTTCTGTCGGGACGACTGATACCAAGGTAATAGTTTTCCCCCCCGCCGATGACCGTTTCGGACTGTTTGCGCTCCTTGATCTGATAGATACCCAGATGTTCCACCCGGGGGGAAGCCAGGAATGTGGCGAAGGCCCGTGCCCACCAGTTAGCCTGGTCGGTTTCGCTTTTCCCCGGCGTGTTGGCGAAGCCGGCCTCATTGATCCAGATCGGCTTTCTGCCGCAGTACTGGTCGGCCCAAGGGATGAAGGTGCCCTGGAAATGATTGGGGTAACCCTGGTCAAGATAGTTTTCCAGCACGATATTCTTTTCCGTCCAGGTCTCAGGATAGGCATGGAAGGGAAGAATGTGAAAGCTGTCGCCGCTGCCGTACTCGTCACAGGCTGCTTTGACCCAGTCGGCGTCGGGGTAGACCATGCCGCCAAAGATAACCGGCTTGGTCCGGTCGCTGCTGCGTATGGCCTCAGCCCCTTTCTGCAGTACCTGGTTATACTGCTCCGCCGTGCCGTCCCACCACTGTCGCACGTTTTCCTCATTGTAAATTTCGTAGGAGAGGATGTTCTTTTGGCTGGCCAGGGCACCGCTAAGGTGTGAAACGAAATTGCTCCAGTCCTGGAGCCGGGCCGGAGGGTCGTTCCAGGCTTCCTTGTCGGTTCCTCCCCCTGCAGCCCATGGAGCGGTATAACCGATGTAGGGGCGCAGGCTCATGCCATGTTGCGTAGCGAGCTCGACAAACTGGCGCAGCCACTTGAAATCGTACTGCCCCTGAGCAGGTTCGTAATCACCCCAAGCCAGGCTTCCCCTCCAGGTGGTCAGCCCCAGTTCCTTCATCAGCCTGAAGTCCTTCGCCACCTCCTCCAGGTCTTCCCCCTTTACGTAATCCTGCAGGATGCTGAATGAAACCGGCTTGGTGAATGCTTGAGCGGCGCCGGCAGCAGTAGTGCTTCCACCACCGGCAGTGCCATGGGCGCCCATGGGGTGGTGACAGCAGGCGCTGGAGAACAGCAGAAACAATGAGACTACAACAGTCGTCACTTTTTGCATCTCATCACCTCGGCATTTTATTGGCATCAATAAGTTAAAGTATAGCAGAGACTAAAGGCGGCGCTGCTGTTACTGCTACCTGCGTGACGGGGCTCACTTCCTTCGTGACGGGATTCCTGCAGACTGTCGGGTATGGAAACGATAATACAAAAGACAAAAGACGGGATTCTTGCCAAGGTGGCCGGTCTTGCCGGACTGGATCGAGTGAAATTGACGCAGATGAGGCGTGCCATCGGTTTTGTCACCCCCCATCGCAGAACCGTTGCCATAATTCTGGCCATAATGCCGGTTATTGCCGCCCTTGGTGCCCTGGAACCGCTTATCTACAAGCTGGTGTTCGACCGCCTGGCAGGCAATAAAGGGCTCGCCAGCGTGCTTTTGGCGGTAGGCGCCATTATGCTGGCAGCGCTGATCAGGGAAGGATTCAACGCCATCTCCAACCGTCTCAGCTGGAAAGTGCGGCTTGCAGTGAATTATCAGCTCCTCGATGCCACAACCAGCCGCCTGCACGCGTTACCCCTTTCCTATCACCGTGGTGAGACGGTCGGCGGCCTGATGACCCGGCTCAATCATGGCATCAACGGCTTCGTCGCCGCCGTTGCCGATATTGCCTTCGGTATCCTGCCGGGGCTGATGTACCTGGCCATCTCGGTGGTGGTCATGGTTCGCCTGGACTGGCGGTTGTCGCTGGTGGTGATCCTCTTTGCGCCGCTCCCCGCCCTGATCGGCGTATTTGCCTCCAAAGAGCAGACCGCCCGGGAAAGCTCCCTGCTCTATCGGTGGGGGGTGGTCTTCTCCCGCTTCAACGAAGTCTTGGCGGGAATCGTCACCGTCAAGAGCTTTGCCATGGAAGACGCTGAACGGAAACGATTCATGGGCGACGTGTCCGAAGCCCACGGTATCGTCAGGAGAGGGGTGGCCACCGACACCAAGATAGGGGCAACCCAGAACCTTGTGGTGATGCTGGCCAAGGCATGTTCCATCGGCTGCGCCGTATATCTTATTTCCCGTGGTGAAACGACGGTGGGCACATTGATGGCCTTCCTCGGCTACCAGGGGGGTCTGTTCGGCCCGGTCAACAGCCTGACCAGTATCTACCAGACCCTGCGCAAGGCGACCATCTCCTTCGACATCATTTTTTCCATTCTCGATGCCGAAGACAGGCTGCAGGACGCGCCACATGCGGTGGCGGTGCAGCAGGTCAAGGGGGAGGTTCTTTTTCGCAATGTCCACTTTGCCTATAATGAGGACAGGACCATTCTCAGCAACATAAATCTTCATGTGCAGCCCGGGGAGACGGTGGCCATCGTCGGTCCGAGCGGTTCGGGAAAGACTACCCTCATCTCGCTGCTGCAGCGATTCTACGATCCCACCTCCGGCTCCATCAGGCTGGATGGGGTGGATCTGCGCTTCCTGCAGCAGCGTTCGCTCAGGCAGCAGATCGGCGTCGTCCTCCAGGACGCCCTGGTCTTCAACGACACCATCCGCAACAACATCGCCTACGGCAAGCCCGATGCGACCAAGGCCGAGATCGAAGCGGCGGCGGTGGCGGCCAACGCTCACAAGTTCATCTGCCAGCTCCCCGGCGGCTACGATTTTATAGTGGGTGAACGGGGCAGCCGCATCTCCGTAGGTGAACGGCAGCGGATCAGCATTGCCAGGGCCCTGTTGAAGAACCCCTCCCTTCTCATCCTCGACGAGGCGACCTCGGCACTGGACGCGGAATCGGAGGCCCTGGTGCAGGATGCCCTGGACAGGCTGATCAAAGGCCGGACCAGCTTCATCATTGCCCACCGCCTCTCCACCATCGTCGGCGCCGACCGCATCCTGGTCTTGAAAGACGGCCATATCATCGAGTCGGATACCCATCAAGCCCTCATGGAGCAGGGGGGCTACTACGCATCCCTGGTGGAATGCCAGTCGCGGGGGTTGCTGCTGGCCAGCTAAGAGAAATTTACCTGTTGAAGCACGAAAAAGGGACCGGCCATATGGAGGGTCCTTTTTTTTATGACCACAACATTAATTCTGTAAAAAAATTAATAGAAAACCACAAGTGAACATGAATAGAAAGTCTTGAAAGGGTGATGGTTGGCATTTGCCGGGGGGGCGAAGGACCCCCTTGCAAAAGTGGGTTATGTGAGATGAGGAATGAGATTAACCCCAATAAGCTTTATCGTGGGGACCTAGGGCAATAAATTTGAGAGTATCGTCTGGGCATTGCTGACAATCGGCACAGAGAACGATAGCATCATCACCTTTTTTCCGGCAAATCGAGCAGTACAGATAAATGATCAGAAAATTTCGACGAACAGAGCAACTGTAATAACCCCGGAAATTTCCTTTAAGGGGTTCACCCAAAGAAATCGGATTTGCGGTGATCATGTCAATTTTTTTACGGACGACATCCTTTATTGCGTTATGTTTTTTAAGTGATGTGACGAAATCATCACTAAACATGAGGTTCATTTAAATACCTCATCATAACTTTGCCATTTGACAGCACCTGATTTGATCCGTGTAATTGTCTCAATGAGGGAATCAGTGAAATCCGGATCGCTCAAAATTATTTCAGTAGGATCGTTTTCCTTGAGACGCTTCAATTTCAGGGCAAATTGGGTAAAAACCTCGGAGACGGTCGTTCTCTGGCTTTCCGCATATTCTTTGACAAACTCAATCAGATCACTATCAAGGGTGAGATTGATTCGGGCTTTTTGCATGGCACACCTCCTGTGAGTATATTATGCGTATATCATGCTCATTGTCAAGATGGTAGTCAAGAGTTGCATGGTTTGTCTACTGGAGACACCAAATCCCTACTTATGAATTATTCTATCATTGCAGTGATATTTTAGATTCAAAAACGCTTAAAAGAGTTATTAATATCACTGCAGTGATATTAATGTTGCATCAAGGCATATTTTCAATTATTGTAGCACTGCAATAGTATTATAGAGTGTAAAACTCACGATGGAGCAGAGTATGCGAAGAGTAATAATGCGGTCCCCTGTCCCAGAATCCCAGCCACTGCTTGATGCGGAGACTCTCGGTATCTTCGTACGTGCAAGTCGCACCAAGACAGGTATGGGAATCCATGAGGCAGCCGCTTTTTGTGGTGTGGCTGTAGGCACCATGCAGAAGATAGAGAAAGCCAGCGGCGATGTTAAGTTGAGTTCAATCCTGACTGTCTGCAAGATGCTTGGAATATCACTTACTATCGGCAGCAGGGTAAACTCATGACAGAAACCCTCCTGACCTACCTGGATGGCATCTATCTCGGAAAGATCATTCTCGATGGACCATTTGAGGCTTATGGCCTGGAATATGACGAAACCTGGATTGGGGGCGGAGGATTTCCGATCTCTCCACACCTGCAGTTTCACAAATCGCCTGATGATTCTGTCAGGCGTTTTCTTTCCAACCTCCTCCCTGAAGGGAGATGGCTTGAGGAATTGTCGTCATCTTCACATATTTCCAAGTCAAACACCTTTGGGTTGATCGCCGCAATCGGATCTGAAACTACCGGGGCACTCACCTTTCGTATTGGTGGTGAAGGGAGCGAGACAAACACGACTAATTTCCGGCCAATCGAGACACAGGAACTGGAGGAAAGAATTCGGGAGCGCAATGATAGGCCTATTAGTCTCTGGGACGGCAAGCAACGGCTTTCAACTGCAGGAGTGCAGGATAAATTACCCGTAATGATTATGCCGGATGGCACTTTTGGCTTTGGCGAAGGAGATCTCGCCTCAACCCACATCCTAAAATTCGATACCAAGCAAAACATACATCTTGTACTCAATGAATTTATTTGTATGACACTTGCTCACCTGGCCGGTTTACCTGCGGCCAACGTCAAGTTTGTGAGGATGGGGGAGCCGGTCCTGGTGGTGGAGCGCTTTGACAGAAAGTGGAGTGGTGACGAGTCGATTAAGCGTCTGCATCTGATCGATGGATGCCAGATGCTGGATTTGCTGCCAACATACAAATATGAGAGGCCGTTCGGCAAAACCGGACATGCTGCTGGATTGAGGACTGGCGCATCGTTGCAAATGTTATTTGATTCTGCCAAATCATGCAGAGTCCCTGCGCTGACGATGAGGGACATGTTGAACTGGACATTGTTTCAATTATTGATCGGCAACAGCGATGCTCATGCGAAAAATATTTCCTTTTTCCTTGGAAAAGAAGGAATTGACCTTGCACCGGCATACGACCTGGTCTGTCTAGATGTCTGCGGTGATCAGTATGATCGGAATATCGCGATGGCAATCGGCGACGTCTTCGACCCTGACGATATTCAGGCATGGCAGCTGGCAGAGATGTGTTTTGAGTGCAAGTTGCCACAACGTCAGACAGCCCGGATGCTCGACTCGCTCTGTAACAACATACTTCGCTCGTTGACGAAAATCTCTCTACCGGAACTTCTTACGCCTATTGAAGAAGAGTTTGCGCGGAATTTAATCCAGGTAATTACAAACAAGGTTCATAGATATCAGGAATATGCGAAGCAGTTACCAGGATTAAAAATATAGAATAAAATGGAGATGAAGCACCGCCATTCCGGAAAGCCAGAGATGGCAGCAAGTTTAATTTTGTCATGTGCAGGTCTTGACCCTTAATGTGATACTGTGTCCACATGACGTTGCCCTTCGAGGAAGTGAAAAATGTACAATATCAGGCTGAGAACAAGGATGATTTTTCTGGCCGTTACGCTTGCTGCGTTATGCCCGGCAATATTGTCTGCCGCAGAGAAGGCTTCGCAGACTGCCACATCTCTGGTGAACCTCGTGAAGCCGCACGAGAGAGAAGCGCAGGCGATCCGCTTCATGCTGGTGGTCGCACCGATGGGTTTTCCTGAGGGGCTTGCTGACTGCATGGTGGCGAAGACGACACCGGCTATCAAGGACTATTTTGCTGCGCTGTATGCTGCCCACCTGAGTGAAACCGAACTACGGCAAGCTGTTGATTTCTTCAAAGGAGAAGACGGCCGGGCAGCTGTTGCATTTCGTCTGCAGCACGAACAGAACCTGCTCAATGCATCAGCCAAGGGGGAGCAGATCACGAATGAGCATCCCGAATATCCACTGCAGATAAGGAAGGCGCTTGAAGCTTTTAGTGCTACGCCTGCAGGACGACACTTCGTTGGAGACGAACTTGAGGCGCGGCAGCCATTCGCTTCCGAAATTTCGGAATTGCGCAACGCCGGAATGGCCCAATGTTTAGCGGACCTCTCGGTCGGTGTCGGCAATCGGTAGTCTCGGGTCTCGTAAGTTTCTGCCGGAGATTGCCCCGGAAGTGGCAAAACAAACGAGACGATAGCAGGCTGGCACCGCTGCTGCGTCCCCAGTCCCGGAACATAGAGGCAAAAAAATGAAACCGCGCATAAACATGATTACTCTGGGTGTTGGGGATATGGAAAAGGCGGCTGCCTTCTACGAAAGAGGTCTCGGCCTGCCGCGAATGCCTTTTGAAGGAGGAGCGGCCTTCTTCATGCTAAACGGGTCATGGCTGTCATTGTATCCATTGAATGCACTTGCTGAAGATGCCACCGTAGCAGCTAATGGGACAGGTTTCCGAGGCATTGCATTGGCTCATGTTGTTTCCAGCAGAGAGGATGTGGATGAAGTTCTGAATCAAGCGGTCAAGGCTGGCGGAACCTTAATCAAGCCTGCGGCTGACGTCTTCTGGGGTGGGTACTCCGGGTATTTTGCCGACCCTGATGGGCATTTGTGGGAGGTGGCCTGGAATCCTCATTTTTGGCCGGGTC
This region of Geotalea daltonii FRC-32 genomic DNA includes:
- a CDS encoding beta-galactosidase, with the translated sequence MQKVTTVVVSLFLLFSSACCHHPMGAHGTAGGGSTTAAGAAQAFTKPVSFSILQDYVKGEDLEEVAKDFRLMKELGLTTWRGSLAWGDYEPAQGQYDFKWLRQFVELATQHGMSLRPYIGYTAPWAAGGGTDKEAWNDPPARLQDWSNFVSHLSGALASQKNILSYEIYNEENVRQWWDGTAEQYNQVLQKGAEAIRSSDRTKPVIFGGMVYPDADWVKAACDEYGSGDSFHILPFHAYPETWTEKNIVLENYLDQGYPNHFQGTFIPWADQYCGRKPIWINEAGFANTPGKSETDQANWWARAFATFLASPRVEHLGIYQIKERKQSETVIGGGENYYLGISRPDRTRKMAFFTIKRLIGLLDVGNLTIADRELKVEVTSGKKVELYSHLFVRPDGSQVLFVWDKKGEPTLRLHPRPGSAVVEYALDGSPLPFRSYNGKTLEKVKLTPGLVRIFEIKAAGKS
- a CDS encoding DUF6364 family protein, producing the protein MQKARINLTLDSDLIEFVKEYAESQRTTVSEVFTQFALKLKRLKENDPTEIILSDPDFTDSLIETITRIKSGAVKWQSYDEVFK
- a CDS encoding GtrA family protein, coding for MTRFNLVGILNTTVDFSLFFLLDMLGMPYLLAQTCSYSCGIANSYFFNKYWTFGMTGIKSAEMLRFAMVSLTALGISVLLVYLFHSTLNFSLLTSKIAATILTMLFSFFGSRQLVFRPETKPIDP
- a CDS encoding HipA domain-containing protein, with protein sequence MTETLLTYLDGIYLGKIILDGPFEAYGLEYDETWIGGGGFPISPHLQFHKSPDDSVRRFLSNLLPEGRWLEELSSSSHISKSNTFGLIAAIGSETTGALTFRIGGEGSETNTTNFRPIETQELEERIRERNDRPISLWDGKQRLSTAGVQDKLPVMIMPDGTFGFGEGDLASTHILKFDTKQNIHLVLNEFICMTLAHLAGLPAANVKFVRMGEPVLVVERFDRKWSGDESIKRLHLIDGCQMLDLLPTYKYERPFGKTGHAAGLRTGASLQMLFDSAKSCRVPALTMRDMLNWTLFQLLIGNSDAHAKNISFFLGKEGIDLAPAYDLVCLDVCGDQYDRNIAMAIGDVFDPDDIQAWQLAEMCFECKLPQRQTARMLDSLCNNILRSLTKISLPELLTPIEEEFARNLIQVITNKVHRYQEYAKQLPGLKI
- a CDS encoding c-type cytochrome; the protein is MLRLKKTLAILICMSFLQSGAMAVANDDEDRGKATGGSTYDRDRDNDRDRDNDRERDDDRDRDRDKKKDRRHRPHKSPTPSPKPVVSPTPKPSPTPTPTPTPTPTATPTPKPSPTPTPTPTATPTPAPTATPTPTPTPTPTPTPTPKPTPTPTPAASGATLYQTYCSGCHGSPTGKGWSASAIQSAINNNRGGMGFLSTLTSSQIQAISTVTK
- a CDS encoding type II toxin-antitoxin system RelE family toxin, giving the protein MNLMFSDDFVTSLKKHNAIKDVVRKKIDMITANPISLGEPLKGNFRGYYSCSVRRNFLIIYLYCSICRKKGDDAIVLCADCQQCPDDTLKFIALGPHDKAYWG
- a CDS encoding helix-turn-helix domain-containing protein produces the protein MRSPVPESQPLLDAETLGIFVRASRTKTGMGIHEAAAFCGVAVGTMQKIEKASGDVKLSSILTVCKMLGISLTIGSRVNS
- a CDS encoding ABC transporter ATP-binding protein, with product METIIQKTKDGILAKVAGLAGLDRVKLTQMRRAIGFVTPHRRTVAIILAIMPVIAALGALEPLIYKLVFDRLAGNKGLASVLLAVGAIMLAALIREGFNAISNRLSWKVRLAVNYQLLDATTSRLHALPLSYHRGETVGGLMTRLNHGINGFVAAVADIAFGILPGLMYLAISVVVMVRLDWRLSLVVILFAPLPALIGVFASKEQTARESSLLYRWGVVFSRFNEVLAGIVTVKSFAMEDAERKRFMGDVSEAHGIVRRGVATDTKIGATQNLVVMLAKACSIGCAVYLISRGETTVGTLMAFLGYQGGLFGPVNSLTSIYQTLRKATISFDIIFSILDAEDRLQDAPHAVAVQQVKGEVLFRNVHFAYNEDRTILSNINLHVQPGETVAIVGPSGSGKTTLISLLQRFYDPTSGSIRLDGVDLRFLQQRSLRQQIGVVLQDALVFNDTIRNNIAYGKPDATKAEIEAAAVAANAHKFICQLPGGYDFIVGERGSRISVGERQRISIARALLKNPSLLILDEATSALDAESEALVQDALDRLIKGRTSFIIAHRLSTIVGADRILVLKDGHIIESDTHQALMEQGGYYASLVECQSRGLLLAS
- a CDS encoding DUF2059 domain-containing protein; translation: MYNIRLRTRMIFLAVTLAALCPAILSAAEKASQTATSLVNLVKPHEREAQAIRFMLVVAPMGFPEGLADCMVAKTTPAIKDYFAALYAAHLSETELRQAVDFFKGEDGRAAVAFRLQHEQNLLNASAKGEQITNEHPEYPLQIRKALEAFSATPAGRHFVGDELEARQPFASEISELRNAGMAQCLADLSVGVGNR
- a CDS encoding VOC family protein, yielding MKPRINMITLGVGDMEKAAAFYERGLGLPRMPFEGGAAFFMLNGSWLSLYPLNALAEDATVAANGTGFRGIALAHVVSSREDVDEVLNQAVKAGGTLIKPAADVFWGGYSGYFADPDGHLWEVAWNPHFWPGPTDCDEA